The Panacibacter microcysteis genome includes a window with the following:
- a CDS encoding NAD-dependent epimerase/dehydratase family protein has product MVKEKILVIGASGQIGVELTLALRKIYGNANVIASDLREENELLKGSGPYVSLDVMNKEMLHVQVIRQNITQIYLLAAILSATGEKNPNLAWSLNMQSLLNVLDIAREEKLTKVYWPSSIAVFGPTSPKQNCPQQTIIEPTTVYGISKYAGEFWCNYYFKRYGVDVRSLRYPGLISYKSAPGGGTTDYAVEIFHEALEEKHYDCFLQEDTYLPMMYMPDAIRATIELMEAPADNISIRTSYNIAGISFSPKEISAEITKHIPGFSIAYKPDYRQAIADSWPQSIDDAVAARDWKWRHEYDLEKMTDDMLKNLQLK; this is encoded by the coding sequence ATGGTTAAAGAGAAAATTCTTGTAATTGGTGCATCAGGGCAAATAGGGGTGGAACTAACATTGGCATTGAGAAAAATATATGGAAATGCCAATGTAATAGCGAGTGACCTGCGCGAAGAAAATGAACTGCTCAAAGGCTCGGGTCCTTACGTTTCGCTAGATGTAATGAACAAGGAAATGCTGCACGTACAGGTTATAAGACAAAATATTACGCAGATATATTTACTTGCTGCCATACTATCTGCCACGGGCGAAAAAAATCCCAACCTTGCTTGGAGCTTAAATATGCAGAGTTTATTGAATGTGCTGGATATTGCACGCGAAGAAAAACTTACCAAGGTTTACTGGCCCAGCAGTATTGCTGTGTTTGGCCCTACCTCGCCCAAACAGAACTGCCCGCAGCAAACAATTATAGAACCAACTACTGTTTATGGTATCAGCAAATATGCCGGAGAGTTTTGGTGCAACTATTACTTTAAACGTTATGGGGTTGACGTTCGCAGCCTGCGATACCCGGGACTGATCAGTTATAAATCTGCGCCGGGTGGCGGCACCACTGATTATGCAGTGGAGATATTTCATGAAGCGCTTGAAGAAAAACATTATGACTGCTTCCTGCAGGAAGATACGTACCTGCCTATGATGTATATGCCCGATGCTATACGCGCCACCATTGAATTAATGGAAGCACCTGCAGACAACATCTCCATACGCACCTCTTACAACATTGCAGGAATAAGTTTTTCCCCAAAAGAAATAAGTGCTGAAATAACAAAACATATTCCCGGCTTTTCGATTGCGTATAAACCAGACTACCGGCAGGCCATTGCAGACAGCTGGCCACAAAGTATCGATGATGCTGTAGCAGCCCGTGACTGGAAATGGCGCCACGAATACGACCTCGAGAAGATGACTGATGATATGTTAAAAAATCTCCAGCTGAAATAA
- a CDS encoding SusC/RagA family TonB-linked outer membrane protein, whose translation MRVLLLLGLLMSITGFSQQTRTVTGKVTDLKDGAPLAGVSVKAKGKSQVTTTGVDGTFSLAVPDATTALEFSYVGYGDLEVPVSDNMNVVMSASEKSLNEVVVVGYGTATKKNVSGSISKVSGKDVSNFPAPSFESAIQGKAPGVVVESGSGKVGQGIKIRIRGTSSISASSQPLYVVDGLPITSSSQSDPTNDATNPLIDINPNDIESIEVLKDASASAIYGARAANGVVLITTKKGRNSQKTNIELNVTHSWSNPTKKRQFLDAKQYVDLINIAAQTDAEYDFNNGVSGYETLDQALADYQDFYYSNILDVFSLGTDWRNQAVNTNWQDLLYNKNAPQRQVDLSASGGSDKTRFFVSGFYNDQEAIVINNRFSRYGGRFNIEHNATSNLTLGVNVAVNRSELRRVSNDNAFSTPGQLVAQLPISPVYDPETGKLNGNTLYSNGLFDAQFNSDRQVTFRTIGNAFANLNILPSLSFRSEFGADILSLSQESFQGKETIDGAGIGKGGYINTQNVNFNTNNYFTFTPKIGEGHKLNTVLGMSYQQGDIKQAFVNGETYPSDAIKNLSAATNITFGSTSGSRYTFLSYFLRANYSFQDKYLLSASVRSDASSRFGPNSRYGWFPAVSAGWVLSEEKFMQNLSFLSFLKLRASYGLTGNAEIGESSFLALYGISNYPGFPGYVPLQLANPDLKWERTKQADIGLEFGILNNRVSAEVDYYNKKTNDLLLAVNVPATTGYTTILQNLGNMDNSGWEFLLTGRIFDGAFKWTSSINAAFNKNTVRNLKGQVIEGGGGIQRAVEGQPIGVFFMPKYLGVDPETGDALYADAEGKPTNDYGSAERVVVGKSNPDWTGGFSNTFSYKGFDLNTLFTFVSGNDIYNLGGVYQSSGFYNGYFDNKTVDMLNAWQKPGDITNVPRIGYFYGVDDGDNSTRWLYDGSYIRLRTVSLGYNLPKSVTSSLKISSARFYVSGTNLWTLTDYPGDPEVNTQTLGNIGGGQDFYTIPQAKTITVGVNVRF comes from the coding sequence ATGAGAGTTTTATTACTGCTTGGCCTGCTTATGAGTATAACAGGTTTTAGTCAGCAAACCCGCACTGTAACGGGAAAAGTTACAGACTTAAAAGACGGCGCTCCCCTGGCAGGCGTATCAGTAAAAGCCAAGGGCAAATCACAGGTAACCACCACCGGGGTAGACGGAACCTTTTCTCTTGCCGTTCCTGATGCTACAACAGCGCTGGAATTTTCTTATGTAGGTTATGGAGACCTGGAAGTTCCGGTTTCAGACAACATGAATGTGGTAATGTCTGCATCAGAAAAAAGCCTGAATGAAGTGGTGGTAGTGGGTTACGGTACGGCCACGAAGAAAAATGTATCCGGTTCTATTTCAAAAGTATCAGGCAAAGATGTTTCTAATTTCCCGGCGCCAAGTTTTGAGTCGGCTATACAGGGTAAAGCACCTGGTGTAGTGGTGGAGTCTGGAAGCGGTAAAGTTGGGCAGGGTATCAAAATAAGAATTCGTGGTACTTCGTCCATCAGCGCAAGCAGCCAGCCGTTATATGTTGTTGATGGTTTGCCCATTACATCCAGTTCACAGTCTGATCCTACTAACGATGCAACCAATCCTTTGATTGATATCAATCCTAACGATATCGAATCAATTGAAGTGCTGAAAGATGCATCGGCATCTGCTATCTATGGTGCACGCGCCGCAAATGGCGTTGTGCTGATCACCACCAAAAAAGGCAGGAACAGCCAGAAAACAAACATCGAATTGAATGTTACGCATAGCTGGAGCAACCCAACGAAAAAAAGACAATTTCTCGATGCAAAACAATATGTTGACCTGATCAACATTGCAGCACAGACAGATGCTGAATACGATTTCAACAATGGTGTTTCCGGTTATGAAACCCTGGACCAGGCACTTGCAGATTACCAGGATTTCTATTATTCAAACATCCTGGATGTTTTTTCTCTTGGAACAGACTGGCGCAACCAGGCTGTAAATACCAACTGGCAGGATTTACTGTATAACAAAAATGCACCGCAAAGACAGGTTGACCTTTCTGCATCAGGCGGTTCTGATAAAACAAGATTTTTCGTTTCAGGTTTTTACAATGACCAGGAAGCGATCGTGATCAATAACAGGTTCAGCCGCTATGGCGGCAGGTTCAATATTGAACACAATGCTACATCAAACTTAACCCTGGGTGTAAATGTAGCCGTTAACCGTTCTGAATTAAGAAGGGTAAGCAATGACAATGCATTTTCTACACCGGGTCAGTTGGTAGCGCAGTTACCAATTTCGCCGGTATATGACCCTGAAACAGGCAAACTGAATGGTAATACACTTTATTCAAACGGCCTTTTCGATGCACAGTTTAACAGCGACAGGCAGGTTACTTTCAGAACAATTGGTAATGCATTCGCCAATCTGAATATCCTTCCTTCTTTATCTTTCCGTTCAGAGTTTGGTGCAGATATCCTCAGCCTTTCGCAGGAGTCTTTCCAGGGTAAAGAGACCATTGACGGCGCAGGTATCGGTAAAGGCGGTTACATCAATACACAAAATGTAAACTTCAATACCAATAACTACTTTACGTTTACGCCAAAAATTGGTGAGGGTCATAAGCTGAATACCGTATTGGGTATGAGCTACCAGCAGGGCGACATAAAACAGGCCTTTGTAAATGGTGAAACATACCCTTCAGATGCCATTAAAAACCTCTCTGCTGCAACCAACATCACATTTGGTTCTACCAGCGGTTCACGTTATACTTTCCTTTCTTATTTCTTAAGGGCAAACTACTCTTTCCAGGATAAATATCTTTTGTCTGCAAGCGTAAGGTCTGATGCATCTTCCAGGTTTGGACCCAACAGCCGCTACGGATGGTTCCCTGCGGTGTCTGCAGGATGGGTGCTCTCTGAGGAGAAATTTATGCAGAACCTGTCATTCCTCAGCTTCCTGAAATTAAGGGCCAGCTATGGTTTAACAGGTAATGCCGAGATTGGCGAAAGCAGCTTTCTTGCTTTATATGGCATCTCCAATTATCCGGGCTTTCCTGGTTATGTACCGCTTCAACTGGCAAACCCGGACCTGAAATGGGAAAGAACCAAACAGGCTGACATAGGACTGGAATTTGGCATACTCAATAACAGGGTATCAGCAGAAGTAGATTATTACAACAAAAAAACCAATGACCTTTTACTGGCGGTAAATGTACCGGCAACAACCGGCTATACTACCATTCTGCAGAACCTTGGCAACATGGATAATTCAGGTTGGGAATTTTTACTGACAGGCAGGATTTTCGATGGCGCGTTTAAATGGACGTCTTCTATCAATGCAGCCTTTAACAAGAATACTGTACGAAACCTGAAAGGCCAGGTAATAGAAGGTGGCGGCGGCATTCAGCGTGCCGTGGAAGGGCAGCCAATTGGTGTGTTTTTCATGCCTAAATACCTGGGCGTAGATCCTGAAACAGGTGATGCATTGTATGCAGACGCTGAAGGAAAACCTACCAACGATTATGGTAGCGCAGAAAGGGTGGTTGTAGGCAAATCAAACCCCGATTGGACAGGTGGCTTCAGCAACACTTTCTCGTACAAAGGTTTTGATCTTAATACCCTTTTCACTTTTGTAAGTGGTAACGACATCTATAACCTGGGCGGCGTTTACCAATCTTCAGGTTTCTATAACGGCTACTTCGACAACAAGACAGTTGATATGCTGAACGCATGGCAAAAACCTGGAGACATTACCAACGTTCCAAGAATCGGTTACTTCTACGGTGTAGACGATGGCGACAATTCAACACGGTGGTTATACGACGGTTCTTACATCAGGCTGAGAACAGTTTCATTGGGTTATAACCTGCCAAAATCAGTTACCAGCAGTCTCAAAATATCTTCTGCCAGGTTCTATGTTTCCGGCACCAATCTCTGGACGTTGACAGATTATCCCGGAGATCCTGAAGTAAATACTCAGACACTCGGCAACATCGGCGGCGGACAGGATTTTTATACCATCCCGCAGGCCAAAACAATAACCGTTGGTGTAAATGTTCGATTCTGA
- a CDS encoding RagB/SusD family nutrient uptake outer membrane protein, with the protein MKKFKNISLTMVAAAVMFSCNKKLDVLPQNNITPEQIQTSGDVVAVMLGGYGILQSPNAFGERFLFAADLLASQDQVDFIGTFTNYADIQSKTIIENNSIATGMWSNSYSLINTMNTVIDKIDIVDEDSRAAIEAEAKFMRGVAYFELVSFFSQPYSAGNASDANSGVPLILEPTYAYDSTIKPSRATTEQVFQQVITDLTEAAAALPEGAAAGRATKYSAEAFLARVYMQMENYQAAAEMADDVINNGGFALVSDYTKVFNNDGYSPEDIFGILQSSQSNAGTTNNGLPTFYAPRPVGRGDAQVNTNYFSYFNDDDQRAYFFSDGVSIGGFSGTYTNKYSVLYKTIPVIRIAEMYLTRGEANLRKGGAPVGGVDPDDDINMVRNMRGTGSINNATGADFVDERFRELAFEGDRLWTLKRLQLDIDGLPFNDPTLVLPIPQREMDVNKNLVQNPGY; encoded by the coding sequence ATGAAAAAGTTTAAAAATATTTCCCTTACTATGGTTGCAGCGGCCGTAATGTTTAGCTGTAACAAAAAGCTGGATGTGCTGCCACAGAACAACATAACGCCTGAACAAATTCAAACATCAGGCGATGTTGTAGCGGTTATGCTGGGCGGTTATGGCATTCTTCAAAGCCCGAATGCTTTTGGTGAACGTTTCCTTTTTGCAGCAGACCTGCTCGCTTCCCAGGACCAGGTAGATTTCATCGGAACATTCACCAACTATGCCGATATACAGTCCAAAACAATCATTGAAAACAACAGCATCGCAACAGGCATGTGGTCTAACAGCTATTCACTCATAAATACCATGAATACTGTTATTGACAAGATCGATATTGTTGATGAGGATTCAAGAGCTGCTATCGAAGCAGAGGCTAAGTTCATGAGAGGTGTTGCCTACTTCGAACTGGTAAGCTTCTTTTCACAGCCTTATTCGGCAGGTAATGCCTCAGATGCAAACTCCGGCGTTCCGTTGATTCTCGAACCAACTTACGCATACGATTCAACGATCAAACCATCACGTGCCACTACGGAGCAGGTGTTCCAGCAGGTTATTACTGATCTAACGGAGGCAGCAGCAGCATTGCCCGAAGGGGCAGCGGCCGGCCGTGCAACCAAATACTCGGCTGAAGCTTTTCTTGCAAGAGTATATATGCAAATGGAGAACTACCAGGCTGCAGCAGAAATGGCCGATGATGTGATCAATAACGGAGGTTTTGCTTTAGTAAGCGATTATACAAAAGTGTTCAACAACGATGGTTACTCACCGGAAGATATCTTCGGCATTCTTCAGTCTTCGCAAAGCAACGCAGGTACTACCAATAATGGTTTGCCTACATTCTATGCACCAAGACCTGTAGGCCGCGGAGATGCCCAGGTAAATACCAATTACTTCAGCTATTTCAACGACGATGATCAACGCGCATATTTCTTTAGCGATGGCGTAAGTATTGGTGGCTTTAGCGGAACTTACACCAACAAGTACAGCGTGCTGTATAAAACCATCCCTGTTATACGTATCGCAGAAATGTATCTTACCAGAGGAGAAGCAAACCTTAGAAAAGGTGGCGCGCCTGTGGGTGGCGTAGATCCGGATGACGATATCAATATGGTAAGGAACATGAGAGGCACAGGCAGCATCAATAACGCCACCGGTGCAGATTTTGTTGACGAGCGTTTCCGCGAACTTGCTTTCGAAGGCGACAGGTTGTGGACACTTAAACGTCTCCAACTGGATATTGACGGTTTACCGTTCAACGATCCTACACTCGTGTTACCCATACCTCAAAGAGAAATGGATGTAAACAAAAACCTCGTTCAAAATCCGGGTTACTAG
- a CDS encoding ABC transporter ATP-binding protein has translation MSETAKKKIFDFSLMGRVFRFVRPYRFQFVSSVVLAILLALITPVRPHLIQLTIDRATGKPTELPLLLKWFYFNTDLTDATKFIIAITVFQLIFLVVETILRFLFSFLTSWLGQSVVKDMRVSVFRKILGLNLKQFDTTPIGTLTTRTINDIESINDIFSDGLIQIIADMLSIIVVLITMFVVDWRLTLIALIPFPLLIVATYYFKESVNKSFIKVRNAVAALNAFVQEHITGMMVVQAFAAEEREFNKFNTINRKHRDANIKSIFAYSVFFPIVEIILAVATGLVVWWLAGQAASNPISQEDLAGKLISFTMYLNLIFRPLRVIADKFNTIQMGMIAAERVFKVLDNPDHTVNTGTYKPAVIKGDIAFEKVWFAYNDEHYVLKDISFTVKEGETIALVGHTGSGKTSVISVLNRLYEIQKGAIKLDGVNLPEYDLDRLRGSIGVVLQDVFLFSGSVLDNITLRNPDITREQVEEAAKIIGVHDFIMRLPGGYDYNVMERGTTLSLGQRQLISFIRALLYNPSVLILDEATSSIDTESELLIQTAIDKLIANRTAIVIAHRLSTIRKASKIIVLDKGEIKESGTHDELLAKDGFYAKLHSMQLDQKKNLIV, from the coding sequence ATGAGTGAAACGGCCAAAAAGAAGATTTTTGATTTCTCATTGATGGGCAGGGTGTTCAGGTTTGTACGTCCGTACCGTTTTCAGTTTGTATCCAGTGTGGTGCTGGCAATACTACTGGCACTCATTACACCTGTGCGGCCGCACCTTATTCAACTGACCATTGACAGGGCAACCGGCAAACCCACAGAATTGCCCCTGCTGTTGAAATGGTTTTACTTCAATACAGATCTTACTGACGCTACAAAATTCATCATTGCCATCACCGTTTTCCAGCTCATATTCCTGGTTGTTGAAACCATCCTGCGCTTTTTATTTTCTTTTCTTACCTCGTGGCTTGGGCAAAGTGTTGTAAAAGACATGCGGGTAAGTGTTTTCAGGAAAATACTGGGTCTTAATTTAAAACAGTTTGATACAACACCCATTGGCACACTTACCACCAGGACCATCAACGATATCGAAAGCATCAACGACATTTTCTCAGACGGGCTGATTCAGATCATTGCAGATATGCTTTCAATAATTGTAGTGCTCATCACGATGTTTGTGGTTGACTGGCGTTTAACGCTAATTGCACTCATTCCCTTTCCGCTGCTTATTGTGGCCACTTATTATTTTAAAGAAAGCGTAAACAAAAGCTTTATCAAGGTGCGCAATGCAGTGGCTGCACTCAACGCGTTTGTGCAGGAACACATTACCGGTATGATGGTTGTGCAGGCCTTTGCAGCCGAAGAGCGCGAGTTTAACAAGTTCAATACCATCAACAGGAAACACCGGGATGCAAACATTAAATCCATTTTTGCTTATTCTGTTTTCTTCCCGATCGTAGAGATCATCCTGGCCGTGGCAACCGGGCTGGTTGTGTGGTGGCTGGCAGGGCAGGCAGCAAGCAATCCCATTTCGCAGGAAGACCTTGCCGGTAAACTTATATCGTTTACCATGTACCTCAACCTTATCTTCCGGCCCCTGCGTGTTATTGCAGATAAATTCAATACCATACAAATGGGTATGATAGCAGCAGAAAGGGTTTTCAAGGTGCTCGATAATCCGGATCATACCGTAAATACAGGAACATATAAACCTGCTGTTATAAAAGGCGATATAGCATTCGAAAAGGTTTGGTTTGCCTATAACGACGAACACTATGTTTTGAAAGACATCAGTTTTACCGTAAAAGAAGGCGAAACTATTGCGCTGGTGGGGCATACAGGCAGCGGTAAAACATCGGTGATAAGCGTATTGAACAGGCTTTATGAAATTCAGAAAGGTGCCATTAAACTGGATGGTGTTAACCTTCCTGAATATGATCTCGACAGGCTGCGTGGCAGCATTGGTGTTGTATTGCAGGATGTTTTTCTTTTCTCCGGCTCTGTGCTCGACAATATAACGCTGCGCAACCCTGACATAACAAGAGAGCAGGTGGAGGAAGCCGCCAAGATCATTGGTGTACATGATTTCATTATGCGGCTGCCCGGTGGTTACGATTACAATGTAATGGAACGTGGCACAACGCTCAGCCTCGGACAGCGCCAGCTTATTTCGTTTATACGTGCGCTGCTTTACAACCCTTCTGTACTTATACTTGATGAAGCCACTTCTTCTATTGATACGGAAAGTGAATTATTGATCCAGACAGCAATAGACAAACTGATTGCCAACAGAACCGCAATAGTAATAGCACACAGGCTTTCTACTATCCGCAAGGCATCCAAAATTATTGTGCTCGATAAAGGCGAAATAAAGGAAAGCGGCACGCACGATGAGTTGCTGGCCAAAGATGGCTTTTATGCAAAGCTGCACAGCATGCAACTGGACCAGAAAAAAAACCTCATTGTTTAA
- a CDS encoding VWA domain-containing protein: MISFQNIELISGLLLLIPVVVIFVLVLRWKRKTAKALGDASLIEKLTFGYSDKLYKLKFVVVLIALALCIMAATNVRTPMDEGKEQTAGIDIMIALDVSKSMLGNDIKPNRLERAKQLISMLIDKSENNRVGLVLFAGKAYLQMPLTPDLSEAKLFLSNASPDAVPVQGTNVTEALQLCNNALDTKEKKHKAVVLITDGEDHDNGAGAEARILADNGAVVYTVGIGTPDGSTITEPETGTLKTDKDGKTVITRLNEDLLTEVANTTEGRYFRLENVAATASQVSTALNGMEKKLVESGGERAYFSLSPFIIAIALLLLIIEIFIPERKKTKIQSNAV; encoded by the coding sequence ATGATTTCTTTTCAAAACATCGAACTCATCTCGGGCCTTTTATTACTGATACCAGTGGTTGTGATCTTTGTGCTGGTATTACGCTGGAAGCGCAAGACCGCCAAAGCATTGGGCGATGCGTCGCTTATAGAAAAACTCACCTTTGGCTACTCTGACAAATTATACAAACTCAAATTCGTAGTAGTACTGATAGCGCTTGCTTTATGCATTATGGCCGCAACCAATGTTCGGACACCGATGGATGAAGGCAAAGAGCAAACAGCAGGCATAGACATCATGATTGCACTCGATGTCAGCAAAAGCATGCTTGGCAACGATATAAAACCTAACCGGCTGGAGCGTGCAAAGCAATTAATAAGCATGCTGATCGACAAAAGCGAAAACAACCGTGTGGGGCTTGTTTTGTTTGCAGGCAAGGCTTACCTGCAAATGCCTTTAACACCTGATCTTTCTGAAGCAAAACTTTTTCTCTCCAATGCCTCGCCTGATGCGGTACCTGTGCAGGGAACAAATGTTACCGAAGCTTTACAGCTCTGCAACAATGCGCTGGATACAAAAGAAAAGAAACACAAGGCCGTGGTACTTATTACAGATGGTGAAGACCATGATAATGGTGCCGGCGCTGAAGCAAGGATATTGGCAGATAACGGAGCAGTAGTGTATACGGTTGGCATAGGTACACCCGATGGATCGACCATTACAGAACCGGAAACCGGCACCCTGAAAACTGATAAAGACGGCAAAACGGTTATCACCAGGTTAAATGAAGATTTACTTACAGAGGTTGCCAACACTACTGAAGGCAGGTACTTTCGCCTGGAGAATGTTGCAGCTACTGCCAGCCAGGTAAGCACTGCCTTGAATGGCATGGAAAAAAAGCTGGTTGAAAGCGGCGGCGAACGGGCTTATTTTTCGCTCTCCCCATTTATAATTGCCATAGCTTTACTATTATTGATCATCGAAATTTTTATACCCGAAAGAAAGAAGACAAAAATTCAGTCCAATGCTGTTTAG
- a CDS encoding tetratricopeptide repeat protein encodes MQQFLSHGLRAGLLTNASAAEVSDTTGDAMKNCSRLPTLLLLCMLSFITTITTYAQDENSEIKYGNDAYKKGDYKNAEKYYRKALEENNSNVTAKFNLGNALVKQNNIAEAIQYYTQLAEANSDDAFKSKALYNKGITMIRAQKLPEAIEAFKQSLLLNPEDNETRENLQKALTELQKRQQNQPRPQQQQKKPDPKKQQNKMPNRDVMEQKFEELKDKEKQLQKLLQRKSTGQQPDKDW; translated from the coding sequence ATGCAACAGTTTTTATCGCATGGCCTTCGCGCAGGCCTGCTCACCAATGCTTCAGCCGCTGAAGTGAGTGACACAACAGGCGATGCCATGAAAAACTGCAGCCGGCTACCAACACTACTCCTGCTTTGCATGCTGTCTTTTATAACTACCATCACCACTTACGCACAGGACGAAAACAGTGAGATAAAATATGGTAATGACGCCTATAAAAAAGGTGATTACAAGAATGCAGAAAAGTACTACCGCAAAGCACTGGAAGAGAACAACAGCAATGTAACCGCAAAATTTAATCTTGGCAATGCGCTGGTAAAACAAAATAATATTGCTGAAGCAATTCAATACTACACGCAGCTTGCAGAAGCTAACAGCGATGACGCGTTTAAATCAAAAGCCCTCTACAATAAGGGTATAACAATGATAAGGGCACAGAAACTGCCCGAAGCCATTGAAGCTTTTAAACAGTCTTTGCTGCTAAACCCGGAAGACAATGAAACAAGGGAAAACCTGCAAAAAGCATTGACCGAGTTGCAGAAACGCCAGCAAAACCAACCCCGGCCGCAGCAGCAACAGAAAAAACCTGACCCCAAAAAGCAACAGAACAAAATGCCCAACAGGGATGTTATGGAGCAAAAGTTTGAAGAGCTGAAAGACAAGGAAAAACAACTTCAAAAATTATTACAAAGAAAATCTACCGGTCAGCAACCCGACAAAGACTGGTAG